The sequence TTTCTCTGCTCAAACCACCTTTACTGATCAtcattttaaccctttaactcattaacattttaaccctttgtgtggtcttaacattctgtttactgggtcagaaatgagccgccctaccaaaggcccaaaataaagcaacttgatttaattttaaatccaaaatctatttagtatgttatttatctattcaactcaactcaatacatttttatcatgtatttgttgttacacaatacaaaaagacaatcaccagttttcaggattacactttttttttttttaaccacaaaccaactgtcagttggatcaacagttttcttgttttctcagttttcttttacataataaaggtttattattattgctattatataaatgtgaagtaataataataataataataaattttatttataacgcactttacatttacaataaaatctcaaagtgctacagtgggataaaagacaaatattaggttcaaaagcagggacagtaaaatgcaaataaaatacacaaataaaagtagtgagtcctttaaatgcaaaaacgaaataaatacaggatagagcatttaaagggagatcattaaaaacattgggtaaaaagaaaggttttcaggccaagtaattacttctgaattaattatattgaaagggaaaaaaacagtgaacttttttctgctgtttaaatgtttttataattcacgggtcaaaaatgacccataaaaCAATCTTTgtgccctagtggtgtacagcccacatggaaacataaacaaaaacaaagtgtgactttttctaatgatggggtccctttaggaaaagtcagaacatttcaagttggaaaaagatagtttaaggtattttttctacagctaaacatggtggtgacTCACTTTTGACCCACAATACAGATTACAATTAAtcgaattccaattggcttgaattggactttaatatctaagtgccttgagatgacatttgttgtatttggcgctatataaataaaaatgaattgaattgaattgaattaaagggAAAAAGTTTCTCCTCAAAGTGTGAGTAAATTCCAGCTGAAACTGTGTGTAGCCTTGCAGCTCGTTCACTGGAAAGAACCGAAGAAGTCAGCGGGAGCGTTCGGCCTGTCGCTGCTGGTCCTGGTCTCCGTGGCAACACTATCGGTCATCAGCGTGGTGTCGTACCTGCTGCTGGCCTGCCTCTGTGTCACCATCACCTTCAGGTGGGTGGGCTCTGACATCACGGGGTAAATCATCCGAGAGTGGGGCAATAATGTCTGCTTCCTGTGTGCAGGGTTTATAAATCTGTGATCCAGGCCATCCAGAAGTCAGATGAGGGTCATCCTTTCaggtgacacacacaaacactaacgactttttcaataaagaaataaaacacactAAACTTGGACACAAATTCAATAATCAAAATCATAACTGAAGCCTATAATGCAAAGAAATTCAGAATAATCTCTACAATTTATGGGCCATAATGGAGGCAAGGGGGAATACAACGACGTGTGAAACTGAAGTGGCAGACAGAGCTGGGTGGGAACATATCTGATGATGGATGGTCACATATTTGGAAAACACAGCAGTCAACAACATCATCACGTGTTTGGAGACTACATTGCTGGAAaaatttaattagattttttatAACACCCAAAATTAGGAATCAACATATTTCATTACCACAGCCATGTTGGAGAAGCTGTGGGGATGTAAATGTGAACCACTCACATGTGTTCTGGCTCTGTCCTAAAATCACAAAATTCTGGGAAGATGTTCATTTGGTTATGTGCAGAATTTTGGGTTATGTTGTATCCAAGTCTTGTACATTATTATATCTGGGTGTCATTACGGAAAATGTTGTGTTGAAAGATGATAACATACATATTGAAAATGATGTtagtagcctgtaaaaaggcatccatcgatccatccatccatcatcttccgctgctccggggatcgggtcgcggggggagcagcttgagcaaagagacccaggcgtccctgtccccggccacttcctccagctcttctggggggaccccgaggcgttcccaggccagccgagaaacatagtctctccaacgtgtcctgggtcccccccggggcctcctcccagtgggacgggcccggaacacctcaccggggaggcgtccaggaggcatcctaaccagatgccccaggaggcatcctaaccaggtgccccaggaggcatcctaaccagataccccaggaggcatcctaaccagatgccccaggaggcatcctaaccaggtgccccaggaggcgtcctaaccagatgccccaggaggcatcctaaccagatgccccaggaggcatcctaaccagataccccaggaggcatcctaaccagatgccccaggaggcatcctaaccaggtgccccaggaggcgtcctaaccagatgccccaggaggcgtcctaaccagatgccccaggaggcgtcctaaccagatgccccaggaggcatcctaaccaggtgccccaggaggcatcctaaccagatgccccaggaggcgtcctaaccaggtgccccaggaggcatcctaaccagatgccccaggaggcgtcctaaccagatgccccaggaggcatcctaaccaggtgccccaggaggcatcctaaccaggtgccccaggaggcatcctaaccaggtgccccaggaggcatcctaaccagatgccccaggaggcatcctaaccagatgccccaggaggcgtcctaaccagatgccccaggaggcgtcctaaccagatgccccaggaggcgtcctaaccagatgccccaggaggcgtcctaaccagatgccccaggaggcatcctaaccaggtgccccaggaggcgtcctaaccaggtgccccaggaggcaccctaaccagatgccccaggaggcatcctaaccagatgccccaggaggcatcctaaccagatgcccgggccacctcatctgactcctctggatgcggaggagcagcggttctactccgagcccctcccggatgaccgagcttctcaccctatctctaagggagagcccagacaccctgcggaggaaactcatttcggccgcttgtattcgcgatctgtAAAAAGACAATTACAAGAAAATGGTACAAGACAGACCCACCATCCCAGGAAGATTGGTTGAAAGTTATGGACGAAATACATATTATGGAACATCTGACTTATGAAATAAGGACTCAAGAAGATCAATACTGCCGGAAGTGGGAGAAATGGACTGAATACATAAAAACGACAGGACAAGGACAATCACATTGACATCGAAAATTGATCAAACTGTAGAAACATGGTgattcaacatgttttttttcacttttctgtttttcatttgttctaaagaaaaacaataaaaacaaagtattaaaaaaaagaaacaaaaacacacaaaaataaaccGGAAACATCACTTTGACATTGTGTCTACTTCGTCAGGTCTGTACTGGAGAGGGATATCGCCATCTCCTCAGAGTCCATCCAGCAGCTGGCCAACCAGTGTCTGATCCACCTGAACTGGTTCACCAGTAAGACCaggaggctgctgctggtggaAGACCTGGTCGACTCTCTGAAGGTTGGTGCATAATACATTTCTCATAAAGTTTGTTGTCATGTTCCAGgtgtttgtcgtcatgtttcagctgtttgtcgtcatgtttcagctgtttgtcgtcatgtttcagctgtttgtcgtcatgtttcagctgtttgtcaacatgtttcagctgtttgtcaacatgtttcagctgtttgtcgtcatgtttcagctgtttgtcaacatgtttcagctgtttgtcgtcatgtttcagctgtttgtcgtcatgtttcagctgtttgtcgtcatgtttcagctgtttgtcgtcatgttccagctgtttgtcgtcatgtttcagctgtttgtcgtcatgtttcagctgtttgtcaacatgtttcagcttttcatcgtcatgtttcagctgtttgtcatcatgtttcagctgttcgtcatcatgtttcagctgtttgtcgtcatgtttcagctttttatcGTCATGTTTaagctgtttgtcgtcatgtttcagctgtttgtcgtcatgtttcagctgtttgtcgt is a genomic window of Odontesthes bonariensis isolate fOdoBon6 chromosome 4, fOdoBon6.hap1, whole genome shotgun sequence containing:
- the LOC142379177 gene encoding reticulon-3-B-like, encoding MADSTSSSTDSSSSNNSSSSSLRELTHAALQLVHWKEPKKSAGAFGLSLLVLVSVATLSVISVVSYLLLACLCVTITFRVYKSVIQAIQKSDEGHPFRSVLERDIAISSESIQQLANQCLIHLNWFTSKTRRLLLVEDLVDSLKLAAVMWLMTYIGAVFNGITILILADVIFFTTPLIYQRKKAQIDRFVESVWSRLEESVQKLQDRLPGAVKRTKPE